One Argentina anserina chromosome 6, drPotAnse1.1, whole genome shotgun sequence genomic window, ACTTATCTGATACTAAATTTCTTGTTATGTCTTCTTAATGCGTCTGTTGATTTAATCTTCTTTGGTGCAGATCAAAGCCATCCGGCATCGACATGACTGAAAGCAATCAAAATAGTCATGTGTTTAGACTATGATGGTACCCTTTAGGTATTTCACCCGCAGTTGAAGACCCGAATCGAGTTTTTGTATTTGAATATGTAAAAACACTCGATTCTTAGCTATGAGACTATAATTCTCTTGCTCAAGTTTTCGTACTATTATAGTGGAAATTTTCGAGAACGTGTTCTCGTGTAGAGATAATGTTATTAATTAGAATAAAGGGTTTCGAATGAATGGATTTACAACTTAAGAATTTTGTTTTAGGACAACTTAAGAGTTAATATACCTTTGTATTTGCACCTCCCACTCACTGTTGTAGTGAATATTTGTTTACCGTAACAAGAAGTGGACGGTGGAGAATCAAGGTACATTAATTTTCAAGTAGTTTGCAATCACTTCTACTTAATCTTTAGTTCTTATGTGATTGAACTAATCTAAATTGAGCTTTTGGTGTACAAACTTATAAGATTCACAAGTAAGAGAAACAAAACCCTGCGTGCGTCGCATACCAAATTGTGTTTCATTGAAAATTTGTCAAAtggattttatttttgatgaCTTATCTATCTTAATTTGTTTGAGAGTGGTAACTTTCTCAAATTAAAACATGTGAATGATTTCTGCTGAACTCAGATATTTTCTAAAATAAGGAAGGATGAAACACATTTCATTTAGAATATTAAAATACTCGATGATCGAAGAGACACGTCTGTGTCAGTTATGAACACATTATTattgacatatatatgcactgaggacattttttttgaaaataatcacTATTTAACGTGAACGAGAAATTTACAAATCAGATTTAAATTCAGAGATGAATTTGTATGGAacataattactttttacttGCTTAAAACAGTTTAAACACAATTTTCATCAAAAGGCTAAAATTTGCCGCACTATAAAACAAAACCCAtgtccaaaaaaaacaaaacaaaacaaaacccagTGAAAAAAACTACTGTTTGACACCGCGAAACCAATGGTGGCCTTCTCCTCTGCCACTTCTACTCCGCGCGCAAAACTCGAACCCAACCCCGACGcctccgacccgacccggctcCCCACCATCTCTAACCTCTCCTTCAACCAGGACCGCGACTGCTTCGCCGTCGCCACCGACCTCGGCTTCCGCGTCTACACATGCGACCCCTTCCGCCTCGCCTTCCGCCGCGAATTCTTCTCCGGCGGCGGCGTGGCTTTGGTCCGGATGCTCGACACCTCCCAAATCTTCGCCATAGCCGGACGCGGACCCGACCCTACCTCCCCGCCCAACAAGGTCATGATCTGGGACGACCACCTCTCCCTCGGCGTCCACGACATGCCGTTTCGCTCCGAGGTCCGGGGGCTCAAGCTCCGTCACGATCGAATCGTCGTCGTTTTGAAGCACAAGATCGTCGTTTGTGACTTCCTTCATCCGAAAGCTACGCAGGAGATTTTGACCGCGGAAAACCCTAAGGGGCTGTGCGACGTGTCGCAGAGTCCGGGTCCGATGGTGCTGGCGTGTCCGGGGCTCCATAAGGGTGAAGTTCGGGTCGAGAATCACGGGTTGAAGCGCAACAAGGTCATAATGGCCCACGATTCCAGTTTAGCCTGCTTAGGGCTTACGCAAGACGGCCGGTATTTGGCTACGGCTAGCACTAAGGGGACTCTTGTTAGAGTTTTCAGTACTTCAGATGGTACATTGCTCCATGAGGTAATTCTAAGTCATTAGGTGATAATTTTATGTGATTAAttaagaatgtgtttggtgtATTTTGATGTGATGCTACTTGTGATTTTGTTAGCTGTTAGGTGATTATGGAGTTTTCGATGCCAAAATGTTACATGTGAATGATTTGAGCTACGTTTTGATGTtatggtgtttttttttgtgtgtaggTTAGGAGAGGAGCGGAGAGGGCGGAGATTTACAGTCTTGCTTTCTC contains:
- the LOC126800777 gene encoding autophagy-related protein 18a-like is translated as MVAFSSATSTPRAKLEPNPDASDPTRLPTISNLSFNQDRDCFAVATDLGFRVYTCDPFRLAFRREFFSGGGVALVRMLDTSQIFAIAGRGPDPTSPPNKVMIWDDHLSLGVHDMPFRSEVRGLKLRHDRIVVVLKHKIVVCDFLHPKATQEILTAENPKGLCDVSQSPGPMVLACPGLHKGEVRVENHGLKRNKVIMAHDSSLACLGLTQDGRYLATASTKGTLVRVFSTSDGTLLHEVRRGAERAEIYSLAFSNTGQWLAVSSDKGTVHVFKVKVDSGSMENDGSCGTSEGGAHNLSGVSSLSFIKGVLPKYFSSEWSVAKFHLPEGLQHIVAFGKRKNTIMILGMDGSFYRCQFDPVKGGEMTQLECHNFLKPEETS